In Silene latifolia isolate original U9 population chromosome 3, ASM4854445v1, whole genome shotgun sequence, a single window of DNA contains:
- the LOC141649169 gene encoding uncharacterized protein LOC141649169: MAVQNQLATIVNLKLRGMHFVNRCSLCEHEEESQDHLFFKCSFSASVWHQILAWMGHMRMGLSLHDELIFPLIGARDWQIAWFHVALTTSVHQIWNERNTRIFQGHSRTVLGLVRKIKFFVIVRLLMWKHHPQYKLIEDSLCN; encoded by the coding sequence ATGGCTGTTCAGAATCAACTAGCTACTATTGTTAATCTCAAGCTTAGGGGTATGCATTTTGTTAACAGATGCTCCCTTTGTGAACATGAAGAGGAGTCTCAGGATCATCTGTTCTTTAAATGTTCCTTCTCTGCTTCTGTTTGGCATCAGATTCTAGCCTGGATGGGTCATATGAGGATGGGTCTTTCCCTTCATGATGAGTTGATTTTTCCTCTCATAGGAGCTAGGGACTGGCAGATAGCCTGGTTTCATGTGGCTCTTACTACCTCTGTTCATCAGATTTGGAATGAGCGAAATACCAGAATCTTTCAAGGTCACTCTCGTACTGTACTTGGGCTTGTCAGAAAAATCAAGTTTTTTGTCATTGTACGATTGCTCATGTGGAAGCATCACCCCCAGTATAAACTCATAGAGGATAGTTTGTGTAATTAG